ATAGACAACTATTTTAGCCTGTggccatcaatcctcccaattTTGAACTTTTCGGCTCAGTAGTTACTATAAATTGACAGTATGTCCTTAGAATGGTGCCCTCCATCTTATCCATCAATTCTTATTGTCTACTTGAAATGCTATCTAATTGAGTTTCAAGGTTTGCTTCGAATGGCTCGTTTATAGCTTGTCCTAATGgtgaaatgataatatatggCTTGTTAACAGCAAATACGTTGACCATTGTTTATAACTTAATGATTTCAGCGTTTTTTCCGCCTTAAATTCAAGTGTAAGACAGTTTATTCCTTGCTTTTCTTGTCTaggatgaataattttttttttattaaatcaagttGCAGACCACTAATCATAACTTCTAttcattatctttttcattAAATCAGGTTGCAGATCTCCTGCTGTTTTTGTTTCGATGGGGGAGTAACATTtgaattagttttttatatGCTTTCATGTgccttgaaattgaatttagttTCTCATCTGCAAATGGAAGGCTcgtcacattcttcttcactaaaGCACAAAGTACTTTGAATTTTGTTGCTTAATAAACTTGAACAAGTCAATAAATTAGTAAACGTTTGTATCTTGTCTCAAGATTATGAACTATATAGAAgaactaatttttttgtttctctctagtgtCAACTAAATGGAAACACAATTTCTAAGTTTGATCTTATTATATGGGAAAATTTGTGCCCAATGACCATTTACTGTCTCCAAATTCAAAGAATCGTCCTATTGAAATAATTGCTGTTCTGTCCCTTCACAGCTCAAAAGTCATACCTATGACACAAGTGATAGTTTGTCGCCAAAGATAGCAATTTAAGGATAATTCACGTCTTCATAGATTTATATAAATGGTAATTTTACTGTGAAAACTGAGAACCTTGCCCAGAAATGGGGAACTATTGAATTACTGGATAGTAAGGTTAATTTCTAGGAATCATAAGACTAACAATGTGCAACCTCGGTGAAATGATTTGATGAGAAGAGAACATGCAAAAAATTGTGATGAAGAAAAAACTggaaaacaataaaacaaggaaaagaaagcATAATTGATTAGAGACAAAGGAGAGAGAGTTGAAGAAGTACAAAATAGAGAATTCCCAAGAAGCATTTGGGTGGTGGATTTCAGTCTTTTTGGGTGTTAACCAGTTGGCAGCAATTAGCACCCTTCACAAATAATGACAGTTTCTCTTTGAAGATGGATTTCAACAGCATAAGGCGTAAGAGATTATGCAGAGGAGGCTAAGACACAGCACATGATTTGTTGAACTAACTTTTTGAAGTTTTTAATGAGCATGCTGACATGATTACATGGTTAAATTCTATTGGATGTTAATATAAGGAAGCTTTACATTAATAAGGCATATTTATTAAactctaaaataataaacaaaagttATGATCTCAGATTTTCTACAATGGGATTGTGATTCAATGTCATGATTCTGGGCTATATCTACTGGGATTTTTGAAAATCAGGTCAATTCTACATATCCCAGACACTAGTACCACCCAACGCTTGGTAGGCATAGTGACTTAAAACATCTTTTACATAATGGATACAACTCTGATTTTCATCCAACCATGTACATAGCTAAAAGATTCATGTGTACAAAATGGTTACTAGAATTCGATGAAAGATCCTACAGTAATACCCATTGCAACTATTCCATATTCTCATTATAAGCTTCTCTAGTTGATCCAGAAGTGCTTTTGTAGGCTCTAGAGCGAGATTTCTGTGCCTCTAATCTTGCTTCAAGGAGTTTTGCCATCAATGTGTTTTCCTTTACTCCTTTGGGCAATTTGGTAGAAAACTCAGACTTGTTAAAATCTGAAACAGACAACTTTGATTTCCACAGTCTTGCAGGACTACCATTAGCTGTAACTGCAGACTGGACACAGGAATCTTCCTTGAAAATACTCTCAGGATAAACTTTATCACCTACTGATGACAAGGAACTGTTTCCAACCAGGATATCTGGCTTGTGACTAGTATTCATTCTCAGGATCCAGTGTCTATCACTTTCTTGTGGATCATGTTTAGCCTCTTCATTTAGTATAGCTGTGTTGTCTTCTCCCACTTCACTCGATTTCCTATCCGCAAAAAACCTCTCATTACCATCATATGATATGTTCCTGTTCATGTTTGCTTGCAGTCTGGAGCTGAGATTGTGAAGTCCTTCACCATTAGCCCTTTTTGGCTCAAAAAAGTCAGTGTCAACAGAATCTTCCTGAGCCATATTCTGAGGGGCACTTCCAGCCACTTTTAGTGGGAAGGAATCTAATGAATGCTGACAAGGTTGAATTTCCTTGAGCTCCTTTGGGGAGGAGTAACCATATTTTTTCAAATCGACCGATCGTTTGGCATGAAGAAATGTTTCAATATCAAAACCTAACTTGTCAACAATTGAATTTCTCTCTATGAGACCACTGTCAGATTGAGCTAGCTTCATCTGCATGCGCTCATCAAGCCAAGCTTCTGAAATATGAAGTATTAACCTATCAAGGCTATCGTTCCCTTTAACATGACCCTGACCATTCTCAGAACTCCGCCTAAGTGAATGTACCTCTTGTTCGTAGTCTCTTATTCCTTTGGCAAACTCATCACACAAATTCTCCAAAAGGATCCgtgcttttctctctctttcaagaTTTCTCAAACAACCAGAGAAGGAAGACTTCACTTCAGAAAGCTCCCTAGCCAGCTTCCGATGCAGGCTTTCTGAATGCTGACGTAACCTCCTCTCATCTTCTAGCTCTTCCCTGATTGATTGAACTGCAGCTTTAATTCTACCATGTTCTTTGTTCTTCCTAATAAGTTTGTCAATTGTAATTTCCTTTATCAAGTTCTCCACTTCCTGCCTATTCATTTGATTCTCTCGTAGTAACTCCTTTATCTGTGCCTGAGAGCTATTTAGTTCCGTTTTTAAGGTTTTCACTACTGATATATTTGATGCCTGTTGTTCTTCAAGGCTCCAAATACGGTTGAGTACCTTAAGTAATTCTGTGGACGTTTTAAGATTGTAACTTGACTCTCCAGTTCTACCTTTGAAGTCTACGGAGCTTGTGGGGGTTAATGCACATTTATATGATGTCACCTGTTTTAAGCATATAGCATTCACATTACTTTATACCATctccaaaagatgaaaaaacatGTTAAACATCGTCATGTCTACAGAATGTTTTTAAGAGATGCATAAATATACGCATCATGACTTGTAAAGTAGGGTATGCACCTCAGGCTGATCAACTTCAAGGCATCAAATCAAAAACTAAGAAACCATCAACAAAGTGATTTGtgtgtttctttcaa
This region of Glycine max cultivar Williams 82 chromosome 7, Glycine_max_v4.0, whole genome shotgun sequence genomic DNA includes:
- the LOC100804057 gene encoding uncharacterized protein At5g41620 isoform X1 is translated as MERREKGVWGGDKRGGGLMVEKLREGTLVGKKGGPSTPPPTWRLEQNGGDKVQEFLNFSTSTLSARKLCANLWEVLPHQQQQQQQTPLVKMNKLGTTHRRRNRRRRSQHPRDTGSEVNNNNNQLADPPDNPSDSDQPASSACSLRRHVAASPVQHHRSVEGNGCALQPVSPACYSSSEEVTSYKCALTPTSSVDFKGRTGESSYNLKTSTELLKVLNRIWSLEEQQASNISVVKTLKTELNSSQAQIKELLRENQMNRQEVENLIKEITIDKLIRKNKEHGRIKAAVQSIREELEDERRLRQHSESLHRKLARELSEVKSSFSGCLRNLERERKARILLENLCDEFAKGIRDYEQEVHSLRRSSENGQGHVKGNDSLDRLILHISEAWLDERMQMKLAQSDSGLIERNSIVDKLGFDIETFLHAKRSVDLKKYGYSSPKELKEIQPCQHSLDSFPLKVAGSAPQNMAQEDSVDTDFFEPKRANGEGLHNLSSRLQANMNRNISYDGNERFFADRKSSEVGEDNTAILNEEAKHDPQESDRHWILRMNTSHKPDILVGNSSLSSVGDKVYPESIFKEDSCVQSAVTANGSPARLWKSKLSVSDFNKSEFSTKLPKGVKENTLMAKLLEARLEAQKSRSRAYKSTSGSTREAYNENME
- the LOC100804057 gene encoding uncharacterized protein At5g41620 isoform X2, which translates into the protein MTWLCACSEEVIGGISTLDFCCLLLALTSPLVVEQDFAPLGSDLPASSACSLRRHVAASPVQHHRSVEGNGCALQPVSPACYSSSEEVTSYKCALTPTSSVDFKGRTGESSYNLKTSTELLKVLNRIWSLEEQQASNISVVKTLKTELNSSQAQIKELLRENQMNRQEVENLIKEITIDKLIRKNKEHGRIKAAVQSIREELEDERRLRQHSESLHRKLARELSEVKSSFSGCLRNLERERKARILLENLCDEFAKGIRDYEQEVHSLRRSSENGQGHVKGNDSLDRLILHISEAWLDERMQMKLAQSDSGLIERNSIVDKLGFDIETFLHAKRSVDLKKYGYSSPKELKEIQPCQHSLDSFPLKVAGSAPQNMAQEDSVDTDFFEPKRANGEGLHNLSSRLQANMNRNISYDGNERFFADRKSSEVGEDNTAILNEEAKHDPQESDRHWILRMNTSHKPDILVGNSSLSSVGDKVYPESIFKEDSCVQSAVTANGSPARLWKSKLSVSDFNKSEFSTKLPKGVKENTLMAKLLEARLEAQKSRSRAYKSTSGSTREAYNENME